The following coding sequences lie in one Cercospora beticola chromosome 9, complete sequence genomic window:
- a CDS encoding uncharacterized protein (antiSMASH:Cluster_1) → MSGLEGGAAVFSLVVGVIEIIHRAIEIYEAVNDKSGIPKTLKKVSEKLPSVEEILKSAEAQHKAGALKDIDKDTWASAEREVEKCKQACQELHDLLQSAYPKADSGRSERLWKGAKTVLSGKGKTAEALLKEISDYLTFLAQRKIVNNAALLEDIKSLVEELCPETTTTHMHNVNGDNIGTLHGDKNVNSGSGFQFTGSGGTYNFGGAQSEDNQWALLSLRHRHHKPFSEENSIILRKWISRSYGHSQSLTVPDSSPVRFEKIYKRISNDDPIATYQRLSGRKADNTTRWLVEHEDFQSWLSEDPAKHRLWLSGKVGSGKSTLVTTVIDECHANLKSGESSAVLMFFFNSHDDTALSFFESLTKQLIATLIGIDVPSSRDILSALETAYGNDISRPHIAQVFEDLVVPLCQILQQITLVIDGIDECRAAEVKQPWHWLERLLKLVQPRILITSEDQANISPRFKGFHRIRIDHLHNQFDIDTYINERIASKSSAGQVLYDESLRDEVKVTLHQKANGMFLWIHLVLNIILEDCETPAQVRKAVDEIPPDLQAVYSLCLENRRGTARPIKANLFLWTCAAPNPLSIGALGELIAMDLETGHVDTDEIPFADVLLKSGAGLITLDTSAIPNAQSDEHLVIPVHSTVRDFIFSERFRSLAAKASHQESWPLCVETGQWSENTFRTALGSLCLSHIKQRTSRELGSRPPPTRLVVPQPKVLQSVAWVQKILIGVRSKSAEMTAFLPVPGRNKTRVSTTNFLRYSIENWLVCNTNLASATANFPWLAKENQKSDLHTAAEFFEEISIERNDFYGIHPWKAAARTSNSHLSQMFAYAVANNHVPLIPLAQHGQMLAIHVAAKKGFASIIEELVNICNVNAMCPSRRQHVLHFIAENGTEDCLQPILSMNLDWNARNRDGRTALFVAMVAGHDDIVKALLEAEGFEVDEEATFCQVLLHWAVYHGHDKVKQLLLDTGKAAIDEEKEWYYDLLSWAARNGYDKIVQLLLDISKAASDEQNKWYDAILSWAAHNSYDEIVGPLLETGAVNSTDKDGLTPLYRASLRGLDKVVQLLLDTGEVDVNAATKDGRTPFYWAARFGHDKVVQLLIETGKVDVNAADKNAETSFYLAIYWGHDKVVRLLLETGNVNVNAANNNGETPLHCAASRGHEHVVQLLLGKGKAEVDAADHAGRTALISAASSSHDKVVQLLLTRSNADIKAADHKGQTALDYARSQGHERIVQLLERLSSDDFFDRTMAMIECTSAYGSTEE, encoded by the exons ATGTCAGGCCTTGAAGGCGGAGCTGCGGTCTTCTCGCTAGTCGTTGGAGTCATCGAGATCATCCACAGAGCTATCGAGATTTATGAGGCTGTCAACGACAAGTCGGGCATTCCAAAAACGCTCAAGAAGGTGTCAGAGAAGCTTCCTTCGGTGGAGGAGATACTCAAAAGTGCGGAAGCTCAGCACAAGGCGGGAGCTCTCAAAGATATAGACAAGGACACGTGGGCCAGCGCGGAACGAGAGGTCGAAAAGTGCAAGCAAGCCTGCCAGGAACTGCACGACCTGCTTCAGAGCGCCTATCCCAAGGCTGACTCGGGCAGATCAGAACGGCTGTGGAAAGGCGCAAAGACAGTACTCAGCGGCAAGGGCAAGACCGCCGAAGCGCTGCTGAAAGAAATCTCGGACTATCTGACCTTTCTGGCTCAGAGAAAGATCGTCAACAACGCTGCTCTGCTTGAAGACATCAAGTCTCTCGTGGAAGAATTATGCCCAGAAACTACGACCACCCACATGCACAATGTCAACGGCGACAATATCGGTACTCTCCATGGTGACAAGAATGTCAATTCCGGATCTGGCTTTCAGTTCACCGGATCGGGCGGTACATACAATTTTGGTGGAG CACAGAGTGAGGATAACCAGTGGGCTCTACTATCCCTGAGGCATCGACACCATAAACCATTCTCGGAAGAGAACTCTATCATTCTACGAAAGTGGATCTCACGCTCGTACGGCCATTCTCAGAGCCTCACAGTACCAG ACTCCAGTCCTGTCAGATTCGAGAAGATCTACAAAAGGATATCCAACGATGATCCGATCGCCACATATCAGCGGCTATCGGGGAGGAAAGCTGACAATACAACCAGGTGGTTAGTCGAGCATGAAGACTTTCAATCCTGGCTGTCCGAAGATCCCGCGAAACATCGTCTGTGGCTCTCGGGTAAAG TCGGCTCGGGCAAGAGTACTCTTGT GACTACCGTCATCGACGAGTGTCATGCCAACCTCAAATCCGGCGAATCTTCCGCTGTGTTAatgttcttcttcaacagccACGACGACACGGCTCTTTCGTTCTTCGAGAGTCTGACGAAGCAACTCATCGCTACCCTGATTGGTATTGACGTGCCGAGTTCCCGGGATATCCTTTCAGCTCTCGAAACGGCATATGGCAACGACATTTCCAGACCTCACATCGCACAAGTCTTCGAAGATCTTGTCGTCCCACTTTGTCAAATACTCCAGCAAATCACTCTGGTGATCGATGGCATTGATGAATGCAGAGCAGCGGAGGTGAAGCAGCCCTGGCATTGGCTGGAGAGGCTTCTAAAACTTGTCCAGCCAAGGATCTTGATCACTAGTGAGGACCAGGCGAATATTTCACCTCGCTTCAAGGGTTTCCACCGAATCCGAATTGATCACCTGCACAACCAATTCGACATTGACACATATATTAACGAGCGGATCGCCAGCAAATCCAGTGCTGGCCAAGTACTGTACGACGAGTCGTTGAGGGATGAAGTCAAGGTGACGCTACATCAGAAAGCTAACGGGAT GTTCCTCTGGATCCATTTAGTCCTGAACATCATCTTGGAAGACTGTGAGACCCCTGCCCAGGTGAGGAAAGCCGTCGATGAAATTCCGCCTGATCTTCAAGCTGTATACTCGCTCTGTCTGGAAAACAGGCGAGGCACCGCGCGTCCCATCAAGGCCAATCTGTTTCTCTGGACTTGCGCTGCGCCCAATCCCTTGAGCATTGGTGCTCTTGGAGAACTGATAGCTATGGATTTAGAAACCGGTCACGTGGACACCGACGAGATTCCCTTCGCAGATGTGCTGCTAAAATCAGGGGCCGGTCTAATTACCCTGGACACAAGCGCCATACCAAATGCACAGTCCGACGAGCATCTCGTTATACCTGTACACTCAACAGTGCGGGACTTCATATTCTCTGAGCGCTTCCGTTCGCTGGCGGCCAAAGCAAGTCACCAGGAATCGTGGCCACTATGTGTCGAGACTGGCCAGTGGAGCGAGAATACATTCCGGACTGCGTTAGGATCACTTTGTTTGTCTCACATCAAGCAAAGAACTTCCCGAGAACTGGGTTCGAGACCACCGCCGACCAGGCTTGTCGTACCTCAGCCTAAGGTACTACAGTCTGTTGCATGGGTCCAGAAGATCCTGATCGGAGTTCGCTCGAAATCAGCAGAGATGACAGCGTTTTTGCCCGTTCCCGGACGTAACAAAACCAGGGTTTCTACCACCAATTTTCTACGTTACTCCATTGAAAACTGGTTGGTCTGCAACACCAATCTCGCATCAGCTACAGCAAATTTCCCATGGCTTGCCAAAGAAAACCAAAAGAGCGACTTACACACGGCAGCAGAATTTTTCGAGGAGATTTCCATCGAACGCAATGATTTTTATGGCATTCATCCTTGGAAAGCTGCCGCTCGGACGTCAAACTCACACCTTTCACAAATGTTCGCGTATGCGGTAGCAAACAACCACGTGCCACTTAT CCCTCTTGCGCAACATGGCCAAATGCTAGCCATACACGTTGCAGCCAAAAAGGGCTTCGCTTCAATCATTGAGGAACTTGTCAACATATGCAACGTGAACGCAATGTGTCCTTCAAGAAGGCAGCATGTACTTCACTTTATTGCAGAGAATGGAACGGAGGACTGCCTCCAGCCCATCCTTTCGATGAACCTCGATTGGAACGCCCGCAATCGGGACGGGCGTACTGCACTGTTTGTAGCGATGGTGGCTGGCCATGATGACATTGTGAAAGCCTTACTAGAGGCAGAAGGTTTCGAGGTTGACGAAGAAGCGACATTCTGTCAGGTTCTGCTCCACTGGGCCGTTTATCACGGCCACGACAAGGTcaagcagcttctgctggaCACTGGCAAAGCCGCCATCGACGAAGAGAAGGAATGGTATTACGATCTACTGTCGTGGGCTGCGCGGAATGGTTATGACAAGATAGTGCAGCTGCTCCTAGACATCAGCAAAGCCGCTTCTGATGAACAGAATAAATGGTACGACGCTATACTGTCGTGGGCTGCACACAATAGCTACGATGAGATTGTGGGGCCACTCCTAGAGACAGGCGCTGTCAATTCAACAGACAAAGATGGCCTGACTCCATTGTACCGGGCTTCACTTAGGGGTCTCGACAAGGTAGTGCAGCTCCTGCTAGATACAGGCGAAGTCGACGTTAATGCAGCGACCAAAGATGGCCGGACTCCGTTCTACTGGGCCGCACGTTTTGGTCACGACAAAGTAGTACAGCTCCTCATAGAGACAGGCAAAGTCGATGTTAATGCAGCGGACAAAAATGCCGAGACTTCAttctacctagctatatattggGGTCACGATAAGGTCGTGCGGCTCCTACTTGAGACTGGCAACGTCAATGTTAATGCAGCGAACAACAACGGCGAGACTCCATTACATTGCGCTGCATCGAGGGGTCACGAACACGTAGTGCAATTGCTACTAGGGAAAGGCAAGGCCGAGGTCGACGCGGCCGACCATGCCGGCCGAACCGCATTGATCTCTGCTGCGAGTTCAAGCCACGACAAGGTGGTGCAGCTTCTCTTAACAAGGAGCAACGCCGACATCAAAGCAGCAGATCATAAGGGGCAGACTGCGCTGGATTATGCCAGATCACAGGGTCATGAAAGGATAGTGCAGCTCCTAGAGAGACTGTCTAGCGATGATTTTTTCGATAgaacgatggcgatgataGAGTGCACGTCTGCATATGGCTCGACTGAGGAATAA